In a genomic window of Glaciimonas sp. PCH181:
- a CDS encoding acetyl-CoA C-acyltransferase family protein, translated as MSKEVVVLSAVRSAIGAFGGSLSTMEPAELAGTVMKEAIARSGVDPKLIGNAIVGTCIPTDSRYAYVSRVASIQAGLPMDSVAMQVSRLCSSGLQGIVTAAQNIMLGDFDYGIGGGVEVMSRGGYLLPALRSGARMGDSKAIDMMVAVLTDPFGVGHMGITAENLAAKWEISREEQDAFAVESQRRAAFAIAEGRFKSQIVPIVQQTRKGEVVFDTDEHGKPNTSMESLGKMKPAFKKDGTVTAGNASGINDGAAFFVLAAADVAAKAGQTPIARIVSYAVAGVPNEIMGEGPIPATKIALKRAGLTLDQMDVIEANEAFAAQAIAVTKGLGLDPAKTNPNGGAIALGHPIGCSGAFIATKAVYELQRTGGKYALATMCIGGGQGIAVIFERL; from the coding sequence ATGAGTAAAGAAGTCGTTGTTCTCAGCGCAGTCCGGTCCGCCATTGGCGCATTCGGTGGCTCCCTTTCCACCATGGAGCCAGCGGAATTAGCCGGCACGGTCATGAAAGAAGCCATTGCGCGCTCTGGGGTCGATCCGAAGTTAATCGGCAACGCTATCGTCGGTACATGTATTCCGACAGATTCGCGTTATGCCTATGTTTCTCGCGTAGCGTCTATTCAGGCTGGTCTGCCGATGGATTCTGTGGCGATGCAAGTAAGCCGTCTTTGTTCGTCAGGATTGCAGGGCATTGTTACCGCAGCGCAAAACATCATGTTGGGTGACTTTGATTACGGTATTGGTGGTGGTGTAGAGGTAATGTCGCGCGGCGGTTATTTGCTGCCAGCTTTGCGTTCAGGCGCACGGATGGGCGATTCCAAGGCGATCGATATGATGGTCGCAGTGCTGACTGATCCGTTTGGTGTTGGCCATATGGGGATCACGGCTGAAAATCTGGCGGCGAAATGGGAAATTTCTCGTGAAGAGCAGGATGCGTTCGCGGTTGAGTCACAACGCCGTGCTGCATTTGCGATTGCCGAAGGTCGCTTCAAGTCACAGATCGTGCCTATCGTTCAGCAGACTCGTAAGGGTGAGGTTGTTTTTGATACGGATGAGCATGGTAAGCCGAATACGTCGATGGAGTCGTTAGGTAAGATGAAACCGGCGTTCAAGAAAGACGGTACTGTCACGGCTGGTAACGCTTCTGGTATTAACGATGGCGCGGCATTTTTTGTATTGGCTGCGGCGGATGTGGCTGCCAAGGCTGGCCAGACGCCTATTGCACGGATTGTTTCTTACGCTGTTGCTGGTGTGCCGAATGAAATCATGGGTGAAGGTCCGATTCCTGCTACGAAGATTGCGCTTAAAAGAGCGGGGCTGACGCTGGATCAGATGGATGTTATTGAGGCTAATGAGGCATTTGCTGCGCAGGCTATTGCTGTCACTAAGGGTTTGGGGCTTGATCCTGCTAAGACCAATCCGAATGGTGGTGCAATTGCGTTGGGTCATCCAATTGGGTGTTCTGGTGCGTTTATCGCTACTAAGGCTGTGTATGAGTTGCAGCGTACTGGTGGTAAATATGCTTTGGCTACGATGTGTATTGGCGGCGGACAGGGTATTGCTGTGATTTTTGAGCGGCTCTGA
- a CDS encoding DUF1302 domain-containing protein, translated as MNYRKQFGIRVSAAGWYDNAYDDHSVRSTVPNFSTSYAGNQYNSSVSRYVNGPSGEILDAFIWGNFKLGSNPVNVKFGRQTNYFGEGLLIPAQAISYSQSPLDGVKAVTSPGIETKEVFLPLNQLFAKIQLTPELTVAGQYFLDWRESRLPYGGTYFAPADFFFEGPSQLPAGPDFNIARIDSITAKKSGNFGVSARLNVEAIESTVGAYYRQFDDYNPWVTPEFANFIAIPGAVLPTQFRLVYPKNVKLAGLSISRNIGPVSFKSVTYDFNKGMFAVVGDAAIGGFKIITNSLPEKDQTVEAMVARETTR; from the coding sequence ATGAATTATCGTAAACAATTCGGTATCCGCGTCAGCGCCGCCGGTTGGTACGATAACGCCTATGACGATCATTCGGTGCGCAGCACTGTGCCCAACTTTTCCACCAGTTACGCGGGGAACCAATACAATTCCAGCGTATCGCGTTATGTCAATGGCCCATCGGGTGAAATTCTTGATGCGTTCATCTGGGGCAACTTCAAGCTTGGATCAAACCCGGTCAACGTCAAGTTCGGTCGTCAAACCAACTATTTCGGTGAAGGCCTGTTGATCCCTGCGCAAGCGATTTCGTATTCACAGTCGCCGCTTGATGGCGTAAAAGCCGTTACCAGCCCAGGTATCGAAACCAAGGAAGTATTCTTACCACTGAACCAGCTTTTCGCCAAAATTCAGCTCACACCGGAATTGACGGTAGCAGGGCAATATTTCCTGGATTGGAGAGAGTCGCGCTTGCCATACGGCGGTACGTACTTCGCACCAGCCGATTTTTTCTTTGAAGGTCCGAGCCAATTACCTGCCGGACCCGATTTTAACATTGCTCGCATCGACTCTATTACTGCCAAAAAATCTGGCAATTTTGGTGTTAGCGCGCGCTTAAACGTTGAAGCGATCGAATCAACGGTCGGTGCATATTATCGCCAATTCGACGATTACAATCCTTGGGTTACGCCGGAATTCGCCAATTTTATCGCCATACCTGGCGCGGTACTCCCGACCCAGTTCCGTCTGGTCTATCCAAAGAACGTCAAACTTGCCGGTTTAAGTATCAGCCGCAATATTGGCCCGGTCAGCTTCAAGAGTGTGACCTATGACTTCAATAAAGGGATGTTTGCAGTAGTCGGCGACGCAGCAATCGGTGGATTCAAAATCATCACTAATTCCTTGCCGGAAAAAGACCAAACCGTGGAAGCAATGGTTGCGCGGGAAACTACACGATAG
- a CDS encoding DUF1302 family protein yields MTSKRNARKNKSNVWAKGGFGMLLAVAGAQGAHAFDIDLCNDDLQTRWDNTVRYNLGVRANTPDSRILNNLNYDESDGKFNKEARLLPTVSIY; encoded by the coding sequence ATGACAAGCAAGAGAAATGCAAGAAAAAATAAGTCCAATGTATGGGCCAAAGGCGGATTTGGCATGCTGCTGGCCGTCGCTGGCGCACAAGGTGCACATGCTTTCGACATTGATTTATGTAATGACGATTTGCAAACTCGATGGGATAACACTGTTCGTTACAACCTTGGTGTACGGGCAAATACACCGGATTCCCGCATCCTGAACAACCTCAATTACGATGAATCGGACGGCAAATTCAATAAAGAGGCAAGGTTGTTACCGACCGTGTCGATATATTGA
- a CDS encoding efflux transporter outer membrane subunit, producing the protein MNIPSMHTFKPTLVLLIATVLAGCTAFRTPYERAPLATPTAWRNNIAADANAITIKSTDRWWKNFDDPQLNQLIDQVLARNNGLAGADILVRIAKLQAGLTAINPIVSASFGTTNSRNLRGAPDSTRSQSLTGSASYLVDFWGNLASQRDAAEWLALATVQDRESIALTLIGATASLYWQIANAHQHIEASEQSIAYTKKTLELVRVQYAVGSVSTLELLQAEQSLTLQQANHTQLLQQLVTSRAALALLFDGPPEAPFPERQSLSVVTLPDVDAGLPAELLGRRPDLRAGELRLRNMLANNDAVRTSFYPAFTLTGSLGSGSSSLVNVLKNPMGTLSTGLTFPFLQFDQMALSNKVSQATYEKGVIDFRQTFYKALSDVEVALSARRQFLLQGVKLKESLDAANKIERLYRQRYLAGAVSLRIWLDAQEAQRSAMVAVADSNLNLLNSQVNLYLALGGDGGGLVGN; encoded by the coding sequence ATGAATATACCTTCTATGCATACTTTCAAACCAACGCTTGTTCTGCTCATCGCCACCGTATTGGCAGGCTGCACTGCGTTCCGTACACCTTATGAGCGTGCACCATTGGCAACGCCGACAGCGTGGCGCAATAATATTGCGGCTGATGCAAATGCAATCACTATTAAATCGACTGATCGTTGGTGGAAAAACTTCGACGATCCGCAATTGAATCAATTGATCGATCAGGTATTGGCGCGCAATAACGGTCTGGCGGGCGCGGATATTTTGGTGCGCATAGCAAAATTACAGGCTGGTTTAACGGCGATTAATCCTATTGTTTCTGCCAGTTTTGGTACTACCAATAGTCGTAATTTGCGTGGCGCGCCGGATTCTACGCGTTCGCAATCGCTTACCGGTTCGGCTAGCTACCTTGTGGATTTTTGGGGCAATTTGGCCAGTCAGCGTGATGCGGCTGAATGGCTTGCATTAGCGACGGTGCAGGATCGTGAAAGCATTGCGCTGACTTTGATTGGGGCGACGGCTTCGTTGTACTGGCAGATTGCCAACGCGCATCAGCATATTGAGGCGAGTGAGCAGAGTATTGCGTATACAAAAAAGACCTTGGAGTTAGTGCGGGTGCAGTATGCCGTCGGGTCGGTGTCGACGCTTGAATTGTTGCAGGCGGAGCAGTCGCTGACACTGCAGCAAGCGAACCATACGCAGTTGTTGCAGCAGTTGGTTACTAGCCGGGCGGCGTTGGCGTTGTTGTTTGACGGCCCGCCGGAAGCGCCTTTTCCTGAGCGACAGTCGTTATCTGTTGTGACGTTGCCGGATGTCGATGCGGGGTTGCCGGCGGAGTTGTTGGGGCGTCGGCCGGATTTGCGGGCGGGGGAGTTGAGGTTGCGGAATATGTTGGCGAATAATGACGCTGTACGGACGAGTTTTTATCCGGCTTTCACTTTAACTGGATCTTTGGGTAGCGGGAGTTCGTCGCTGGTTAATGTGCTTAAAAATCCGATGGGTACTTTGTCGACTGGGTTAACTTTTCCGTTTTTGCAATTTGATCAGATGGCGTTGAGTAATAAGGTTTCGCAAGCTACTTATGAAAAAGGTGTGATTGATTTTCGGCAGACTTTTTATAAGGCATTGAGTGATGTCGAGGTGGCGCTGTCCGCGCGGCGTCAATTTTTGCTGCAGGGGGTGAAATTGAAGGAGTCGTTGGATGCGGCGAATAAAATTGAACGCTTGTATCGGCAGCGTTATCTTGCGGGGGCGGTGTCGTTGAGGATTTGGTTGGATGCGCAGGAGGCGCAGCGGTCGGCTATGGTTGCTGTGGCGGATAGTAATTTGAATTTGTTAAATAGTCAGGTTAATTTGTATTTGGCGTTAGGGGGAGATGGAGGTGGGCTAGTTGGTAATTAA
- a CDS encoding MacB family efflux pump subunit produces the protein MQTALLTLTGLYRRFPSGEDTVTVLKNINLEIAAGEMVALVGPSGSGKSTLMNILGCLDRPSSGSYHVAGHATAELEADALAQLRREHFGFIFQRYHLLPDLDAIGNVEIPAIYAGKPAAARRQRAYALLTRLGLADRTHHRPSQLSGGQQQRVSIARSLMNGGQVILADEPTGALDSHSGQEVIKILQELHAEGHTVIIVTHDMQVAKYAQRIIEIADGEIVGDRVQSDVAAALATTSATTVARPTIALDEGSSWRATGASLIEACKMAWLSMRSHRLRSFLTMLGIIIGIASVVSIVALGEGSRRQILKEISFLGTNTITIYPGKDYGEEDKAPGRPLISADADALEKQVYADSATPGVSTSTTVRYRNLSVSATLKGVGEQHFRVHGIRMAEGMSFTVDSIKHQMQEIVIDQNTRRKLFKPADNPIGQVLMLGNIPGRVIGVAEKEQSAFGSSSSLTLWVPYTTALTRIMGQGPLQSITVRISDTASPSAAEQSIIKLLTQRHGSKDFFLYNSDSIRKTIESTTATMTLLVAMIAVISLVVGGIGVMNIMLVSVTERIAEIGVRMAVGARQGDIMRQFLIEAVLVCLLGGILGIALALGIGAIFAHFISSFQMIYSLTSVVVACTCSTLIGIIFGFWPARNAARLDPVEALARE, from the coding sequence ATGCAAACCGCTTTATTAACACTGACGGGGTTGTATCGGCGATTCCCGTCCGGCGAAGACACTGTCACGGTCCTCAAGAATATCAATCTGGAGATTGCCGCCGGAGAAATGGTGGCGCTGGTCGGACCGTCTGGTTCTGGCAAATCGACGCTGATGAATATTCTCGGTTGTCTGGATCGCCCGAGTAGCGGCAGCTATCACGTGGCCGGACACGCTACCGCCGAACTGGAAGCCGACGCGCTGGCGCAATTGCGGCGCGAACATTTTGGTTTCATTTTCCAACGCTATCATTTGCTGCCCGATCTGGACGCTATCGGAAATGTTGAAATCCCGGCCATTTACGCCGGTAAGCCGGCAGCCGCCCGCAGACAGCGTGCGTACGCGTTGCTAACGCGACTTGGGCTGGCCGACCGCACTCATCATCGGCCCAGTCAATTGTCTGGCGGTCAGCAGCAACGGGTCAGCATTGCCCGCTCGCTGATGAACGGCGGTCAGGTGATTTTAGCCGATGAGCCGACCGGTGCGCTAGACAGTCATAGCGGTCAGGAAGTCATCAAAATTCTGCAAGAACTGCATGCCGAAGGCCATACGGTCATCATCGTCACGCACGATATGCAGGTCGCCAAATATGCGCAACGCATTATTGAAATTGCGGATGGTGAGATTGTTGGTGATCGGGTTCAGTCGGATGTTGCAGCAGCGTTAGCCACAACGTCAGCCACAACGGTCGCACGTCCGACTATCGCGCTGGATGAAGGCAGCTCCTGGCGCGCCACTGGCGCTAGTCTGATTGAAGCGTGCAAAATGGCATGGCTATCGATGCGCTCTCATCGGCTGCGCAGTTTTCTGACGATGTTAGGGATCATCATCGGGATTGCGTCTGTGGTCTCCATCGTCGCGCTGGGGGAGGGCTCGCGCCGCCAAATTCTGAAAGAGATCAGCTTTCTCGGCACAAATACCATCACGATTTATCCCGGCAAGGATTATGGCGAAGAAGATAAAGCGCCGGGCCGACCATTAATCTCCGCCGATGCCGACGCGCTCGAAAAGCAGGTCTACGCCGACAGCGCTACCCCTGGCGTATCCACTTCAACGACAGTGCGTTATCGCAATTTATCGGTCAGCGCCACTTTGAAGGGCGTCGGTGAGCAGCATTTTCGGGTGCATGGCATTCGTATGGCAGAAGGGATGTCGTTCACCGTCGACAGCATCAAACATCAGATGCAAGAAATTGTCATCGATCAGAATACGCGCCGTAAATTATTTAAGCCTGCCGATAATCCGATTGGACAAGTATTAATGCTGGGCAATATTCCCGGGCGCGTTATCGGCGTTGCAGAAAAAGAGCAAAGCGCCTTTGGCAGTAGCAGCAGTCTGACGTTGTGGGTACCGTATACCACCGCTCTGACGCGCATTATGGGGCAGGGGCCACTGCAATCGATCACAGTGCGGATCAGCGATACGGCATCGCCTAGCGCGGCAGAACAAAGCATTATCAAATTGCTGACGCAACGGCATGGCAGTAAAGATTTTTTTCTTTATAACAGTGACAGTATTCGCAAAACAATTGAATCGACAACGGCGACCATGACGCTGTTGGTGGCGATGATCGCAGTGATATCGCTAGTTGTAGGCGGCATTGGCGTGATGAATATTATGTTGGTATCGGTGACGGAACGCATTGCAGAAATAGGTGTGCGCATGGCAGTCGGAGCACGTCAGGGCGATATCATGCGACAGTTTTTGATCGAAGCGGTATTGGTTTGCTTGCTGGGCGGGATATTAGGCATCGCGCTGGCGTTGGGGATTGGGGCCATATTTGCGCATTTTATCAGCAGTTTTCAGATGATTTATTCGCTCACGTCGGTAGTGGTGGCGTGTACTTGCTCAACGTTAATCGGCATCATCTTTGGCTTTTGGCCGGCGCGCAATGCGGCTCGACTTGATCCGGTTGAGGCACTGGCCCGCGAATGA
- a CDS encoding DNA polymerase Y family protein has translation MALWIGVHLPLLALETVRPSWSAPGMVAVLEHDQVLTMTGSAAASGVRSGMRRGGVLAIAPQTTLCERDATQEQTVLEAVALTLLQYTPEVAHAEEASLLLNVSASLSAFGGRLRLCRRVRASINTLGFSAQISMAPTAQGAWLLARYLPHSLAHAGLRKQRRCIRIETMARHLNALPFWILPATHPYQQWLEEIGCSTLGDLRKLPRAGLQRRSDKRILEALDCAYGIAPEMFDWVRAPKEFSAYLELPDRIEHAEAVLFGARRLIQQMIGWLTVQQLAISGFVLSMAHERGRQAVLPSTLEVTLAEPAWHEAHLLRLLKERLSRFQLSAPIISLRLSATQVTPMLPPTGSLFPEPGGTTADYHRLLELLTARLGAESVLTPAAVADHRPEVANGWRGASNVGASGAIGAQAGNTVDMANTVVLGRRPFWLLQQPLALLVRDHRPFYGSPLQFLSGPERIEAGWWDARIAVRDYFVAEGDEGACYWVYRERAGEEINWFLHGLFG, from the coding sequence ATGGCTTTATGGATAGGCGTTCATCTGCCGTTATTGGCCTTAGAAACAGTGCGCCCAAGCTGGTCTGCACCCGGCATGGTTGCAGTGTTAGAGCACGATCAAGTCTTGACCATGACCGGCAGCGCCGCCGCCAGTGGGGTTCGCAGCGGTATGCGACGCGGCGGCGTGCTGGCAATCGCGCCGCAGACCACGCTTTGTGAGCGCGATGCGACGCAAGAACAAACTGTGCTGGAGGCGGTAGCGCTGACCTTATTGCAGTACACCCCAGAGGTTGCCCATGCAGAAGAAGCCAGTCTGCTACTCAATGTCAGCGCCAGTCTGAGTGCTTTTGGAGGTCGGTTAAGGTTGTGCCGACGTGTGCGCGCCAGTATTAATACGCTGGGTTTCAGCGCCCAGATCAGCATGGCCCCGACAGCACAGGGCGCGTGGTTGCTGGCGCGCTATCTTCCGCATTCTCTTGCACATGCGGGCTTGCGCAAACAACGTCGCTGCATCCGTATCGAGACTATGGCGCGGCATTTGAACGCGTTGCCATTTTGGATATTACCGGCGACGCATCCTTATCAGCAATGGCTGGAAGAGATTGGTTGTAGCACGTTAGGCGATCTGCGTAAATTGCCGCGGGCCGGATTGCAGCGGCGTAGCGACAAGCGGATATTGGAAGCGCTGGATTGTGCATATGGAATTGCGCCGGAGATGTTTGACTGGGTGCGGGCACCGAAGGAGTTTTCAGCCTATCTGGAGTTACCGGATCGCATCGAACATGCGGAGGCGGTCTTGTTTGGGGCGCGTCGTTTGATTCAGCAAATGATTGGTTGGCTGACGGTGCAGCAATTGGCTATTTCTGGTTTTGTGCTGTCGATGGCGCATGAGCGTGGACGTCAGGCAGTTTTGCCTAGTACATTAGAGGTAACGTTGGCCGAACCGGCCTGGCATGAGGCGCATTTGTTGCGGTTATTAAAAGAACGCTTGAGTCGCTTTCAGTTAAGCGCACCAATTATTTCGCTACGGCTGAGCGCGACGCAGGTGACGCCGATGTTGCCGCCAACGGGGTCGTTATTTCCCGAGCCGGGTGGAACGACGGCTGATTATCATCGTTTATTAGAGTTATTGACTGCGCGTCTTGGTGCGGAGAGTGTGTTGACGCCAGCGGCGGTGGCGGACCATCGGCCGGAGGTGGCGAATGGTTGGCGGGGGGCGAGTAATGTTGGTGCGTCTGGCGCGATTGGTGCGCAGGCGGGCAATACCGTTGATATGGCGAATACGGTTGTTTTGGGTCGACGGCCGTTTTGGTTGTTGCAACAACCGTTGGCTTTGTTGGTGCGGGATCATCGTCCGTTTTATGGATCGCCGTTGCAATTTTTGTCAGGGCCGGAGCGGATTGAGGCTGGGTGGTGGGATGCGCGGATCGCGGTGCGGGATTATTTTGTTGCAGAGGGTGACGAGGGGGCGTGTTATTGGGTTTATCGGGAACGTGCCGGTGAGGAGATAAATTGGTTTTTACATGGTTTGTTTGGGTGA
- the imuA gene encoding translesion DNA synthesis-associated protein ImuA — translation MSANPRSVSQPGTSTISAAAQSLAETLPHALWRGNQMSTYRGAVIASGHAALDRELPNGGWPHSALIELLLQQAGIGEMHLLQPALKALTQQQRKIILLQPPHLPHIAAWSGWGLAAQRLLWINTSGSADALWSAEQILRNGSCGALLFWQSHIRTDALRRLHLAAQASDTMLWMIRPLSAAHESSPAPLRLLLRPAHNGIAVQLLKRRGPQHTQALYLAWPDNKQDSAAPSATIETQSFTPPAKRYTESNIKPAPAAQTSSASVAEPTLARVADF, via the coding sequence ATGTCAGCCAATCCACGCAGTGTGTCGCAGCCCGGCACCAGCACGATCTCAGCCGCAGCCCAATCGCTGGCGGAGACATTGCCGCATGCGTTGTGGCGCGGCAATCAAATGTCGACTTATCGCGGGGCTGTGATCGCCTCTGGTCATGCGGCGCTGGACCGGGAATTACCCAACGGCGGCTGGCCGCATTCGGCCTTGATTGAGTTGTTATTGCAGCAAGCCGGGATTGGCGAAATGCACTTATTGCAGCCCGCCTTAAAGGCCCTTACACAGCAACAACGCAAAATAATTTTATTACAGCCGCCCCATCTGCCGCACATCGCCGCGTGGAGCGGATGGGGTCTGGCGGCGCAGCGTTTGCTGTGGATTAATACCAGCGGCAGTGCCGATGCGCTATGGTCCGCTGAGCAGATTTTGCGCAATGGCAGCTGCGGCGCGCTGCTGTTCTGGCAATCGCATATCCGTACCGATGCGCTGCGTCGGTTGCATCTGGCAGCCCAAGCCAGCGACACCATGCTGTGGATGATCCGGCCGCTGAGCGCTGCACATGAATCGTCGCCCGCCCCACTCCGGCTGCTGCTGCGTCCCGCCCATAATGGCATCGCGGTACAACTACTTAAACGGCGCGGCCCGCAACATACACAAGCGCTTTATCTTGCGTGGCCAGACAATAAGCAAGACAGCGCGGCCCCTTCTGCGACGATTGAAACACAGTCATTCACACCACCTGCTAAGCGTTACACAGAATCCAACATAAAACCGGCACCAGCAGCGCAAACATCCTCTGCAAGCGTCGCAGAGCCGACATTAGCGCGCGTGGCCGATTTTTAG
- a CDS encoding GMC family oxidoreductase, with the protein MKNVFDYIIVGAGSSGCVLANRLSENPKVSVLLIESGPADKNPLIHMPRGIGKMLTPGSPHVWDYKAAQGEGRADEDWLKGRTLGGSSSVNGMVYLRGHPDEYNDWEAAGCIGWGWKDIGRCYKAMEDHQLGEAEFRGAAGPLKITMHPAGDPLCEAVIAAAGEAGLPHVADLNASLQGGIGYQPRTIWRGRRQSAAKAFLGPVRSRRNLTIRTGTDVLRIIFRKKVAIGVEVRDKTGTSEIYVREELILSAGALNTPKLLQLSGVGPAEKLEELGIEVVADVPGVGQHLLEHRCILLQVRLKSGSLNQAFSGMGLAKSLANYFIRGKGPLTHAAHEVCGFFKTRPELKRPDAEIGVGLYSIAVEDGKIVLEKEPGMTWVGYFTNPDSQGSVMISSADPDAAVTINANYLATENDRRSSIAVLRFMRKILAQPALRDHIVAETQPGPLCVTDEQLAEAFFQFGSTASHAAGTCRMGADEASVVDPRLRVRGIDGLRVVDTSIMPTLITGNTNGPSMVMAMRAAEILIAERRAKRHRQGWVRVAPVVSEDAEIPAITA; encoded by the coding sequence ATGAAGAACGTATTTGATTACATCATTGTCGGTGCCGGTTCATCTGGTTGCGTACTCGCCAATCGGCTTTCCGAAAATCCAAAAGTCTCGGTATTACTCATCGAGAGCGGCCCTGCCGATAAAAATCCGCTGATTCATATGCCACGCGGCATTGGAAAAATGCTCACCCCCGGCAGTCCTCATGTCTGGGATTACAAGGCGGCGCAAGGTGAAGGCAGGGCAGACGAAGATTGGCTTAAAGGGCGCACACTTGGTGGTTCCAGTTCGGTCAACGGCATGGTGTATTTGCGCGGGCATCCCGACGAATATAACGACTGGGAAGCAGCAGGTTGCATCGGTTGGGGATGGAAGGATATTGGCCGCTGCTATAAAGCGATGGAAGATCACCAACTGGGCGAAGCCGAATTTCGCGGTGCTGCCGGTCCCTTAAAAATCACGATGCATCCCGCCGGTGACCCGTTGTGCGAAGCCGTGATTGCCGCCGCTGGCGAAGCCGGTTTGCCGCATGTCGCCGATCTGAATGCATCGCTGCAAGGCGGTATCGGTTACCAGCCGCGCACCATCTGGCGCGGTCGTCGCCAGAGCGCGGCCAAAGCATTTCTAGGGCCGGTGCGTTCGCGTCGTAATTTAACAATACGCACCGGTACTGACGTGCTACGTATCATTTTCCGAAAAAAAGTTGCCATCGGTGTTGAAGTTCGCGACAAGACTGGCACTTCGGAAATCTATGTACGGGAAGAACTCATCTTGTCTGCGGGGGCGTTGAATACGCCTAAGCTGCTTCAGCTATCCGGTGTCGGACCTGCCGAAAAATTGGAAGAGCTAGGTATTGAAGTTGTGGCGGATGTGCCCGGTGTTGGTCAACATTTGCTGGAACATCGTTGCATTTTGTTGCAGGTACGGCTTAAAAGCGGTAGTTTAAATCAAGCATTTTCCGGCATGGGTTTAGCCAAAAGTCTGGCTAATTATTTCATCAGGGGAAAAGGTCCGTTGACGCATGCGGCGCATGAAGTGTGCGGATTTTTCAAGACGCGGCCAGAGTTAAAACGGCCAGATGCAGAAATCGGCGTCGGACTGTATTCCATCGCTGTCGAGGATGGAAAAATTGTTCTTGAAAAAGAACCCGGCATGACTTGGGTTGGTTACTTTACCAATCCGGATAGTCAAGGTTCGGTAATGATTAGCAGTGCCGATCCAGATGCTGCGGTAACAATCAACGCTAATTATCTCGCCACAGAAAATGATCGGCGCAGTTCGATTGCAGTGCTCCGGTTTATGCGCAAGATATTGGCGCAGCCAGCATTGCGTGATCACATCGTTGCTGAAACTCAGCCCGGTCCGTTATGTGTGACCGATGAACAATTGGCTGAGGCTTTTTTCCAATTTGGTTCGACTGCCTCCCACGCCGCCGGTACATGCCGCATGGGGGCGGATGAGGCCTCGGTAGTCGATCCTCGATTACGGGTACGCGGTATCGACGGCTTGCGCGTTGTCGATACCTCGATCATGCCGACCCTTATCACTGGTAATACGAATGGTCCGTCGATGGTGATGGCGATGCGGGCAGCGGAAATTCTTATTGCTGAAAGACGCGCCAAGCGGCATAGGCAGGGTTGGGTCCGGGTAGCCCCGGTAGTCAGTGAAGACGCAGAAATTCCAGCGATTACAGCCTAA
- a CDS encoding aldehyde dehydrogenase family protein, which yields MNIPFTTYDGLYIDGQWATPQDKQREAIINPATEAVIGLAPIGGLAEAAAAIAAARKAFDKGPWWRMLPTERAAIMRKMHSALLDRAEQIKVLMIAEGGITRMLAEGMFFNKPMQIFGACMPKA from the coding sequence ATGAATATTCCCTTCACGACATACGACGGCCTTTACATTGATGGCCAGTGGGCTACTCCACAGGACAAGCAGCGCGAAGCAATTATTAATCCGGCCACTGAAGCGGTTATCGGTTTGGCGCCGATAGGTGGTCTGGCGGAGGCTGCGGCGGCGATTGCCGCGGCGCGCAAGGCTTTCGATAAGGGTCCTTGGTGGCGGATGTTGCCGACTGAGCGCGCGGCGATTATGCGCAAGATGCATTCGGCGTTGTTGGACCGTGCTGAGCAGATCAAGGTGTTGATGATTGCTGAGGGCGGCATCACCAGGATGTTGGCGGAGGGAATGTTTTTTAATAAGCCGATGCAGATTTTTGGAGCTTGTATGCCAAAGGCATGA